In Candidatus Methylomirabilota bacterium, one DNA window encodes the following:
- a CDS encoding peroxiredoxin, giving the protein MMPTKRSLILGVLAGALLALVVAGAAGALEVGEKAPDFALMGPEGKPIKLSDLTAKGPVVLYTFIAAFTPTUTKELNGFEAALPQFEAAGAQVVGVSTDHFLALNAWRKENGSRQLLLSDFRRQMLPAYGAMVTKEDSPVYRYAKRAFFIIDKTGTVRFVKVMDNSLDLLSADEVLKALKDFGA; this is encoded by the coding sequence ATGATGCCCACGAAACGGTCACTGATCTTGGGTGTTCTTGCCGGCGCGCTGCTCGCCTTGGTCGTTGCGGGCGCGGCCGGAGCGCTCGAGGTTGGAGAGAAGGCGCCCGACTTCGCGCTCATGGGGCCTGAGGGCAAGCCGATCAAGCTCTCCGACCTGACGGCCAAAGGGCCCGTGGTCCTCTACACATTCATCGCGGCGTTTACCCCCACCTGAACGAAGGAACTGAACGGCTTCGAGGCGGCCCTGCCGCAGTTCGAAGCCGCGGGCGCCCAGGTCGTGGGCGTCAGCACGGATCACTTCCTCGCTCTCAACGCGTGGCGGAAGGAGAACGGCAGCAGGCAGCTGCTCCTGTCGGATTTCCGGCGCCAGATGCTCCCCGCGTACGGCGCGATGGTGACGAAGGAGGACAGCCCGGTCTACCGATACGCGAAGCGGGCGTTCTTCATCATCGACAAGACCGGCACGGTCAGATTCGTGAAGGTCATGGACAACTCGCTCGATCTGCTGAGCGCGGACGAGGTCCTCAAGGCGCTAAAGGATTTCGGGGCCTAA
- a CDS encoding type II toxin-antitoxin system HicA family toxin, translated as MTRMDLEKWLIRNNFAQVPAGKTSHKQFVLGTCKVTVPGHGSKDLSKKHLGMILRSLESIGFDRAKVRREWGDA; from the coding sequence ATGACCCGAATGGACTTGGAGAAGTGGCTCATCCGCAACAACTTCGCGCAGGTTCCTGCGGGCAAGACAAGCCATAAGCAGTTCGTGCTCGGCACGTGCAAGGTGACGGTGCCGGGTCACGGCTCCAAGGACCTCAGCAAGAAGCACCTCGGCATGATCCTACGCTCGCTGGAGTCCATCGGCTTCGACCGCGCCAAAGTCCGGCGTGAGTGGGGCGATGCGTGA
- a CDS encoding TRAP transporter substrate-binding protein, with the protein MPNVGRIVLAALAVGVIAAAQPALAQTTLTMSSWVSPQHHLTSVVLQGWATEVEKATNGRVKFTMLPKHPSAPPGTFDAVRDGLVDLSYVTASYTPARHILPLLAELPGAGETALVNSVAYSRIYWKYFAKVDEYKGVKLLGVFTHGPGQMFTKRPVSGINDIQGLKIRTGGGIAEAVAKALGTSAFVKPAPESYELLQSGVADGVFFPLESIVSFKLDTVLEQATLFPGGMYSSSFGFFMNEEKWNKLSKEDQAAIEKLSGEHIARLAGASWDDADKKGLEALKKSGVKIVNANPAFVAEVQKRSAPIVDDWIKKASAKGVEAAKILAEFRAELKKVAAGQ; encoded by the coding sequence ATGCCCAACGTCGGGAGAATCGTACTCGCCGCTCTGGCCGTCGGCGTCATCGCCGCCGCCCAGCCCGCGCTCGCCCAGACCACGCTCACGATGTCCTCCTGGGTGTCGCCCCAGCACCACCTGACGAGCGTCGTGCTGCAGGGCTGGGCGACCGAGGTCGAGAAGGCCACCAACGGCCGCGTCAAGTTCACGATGCTGCCCAAGCACCCGTCGGCGCCGCCCGGCACCTTCGACGCGGTCAGGGACGGCCTCGTGGACCTCTCGTACGTCACTGCGAGCTACACGCCGGCGCGGCACATCCTGCCGCTCCTGGCGGAGCTGCCGGGCGCCGGCGAGACCGCGCTCGTCAACTCGGTCGCCTACTCGCGCATCTACTGGAAGTACTTCGCCAAGGTCGACGAGTACAAGGGCGTGAAGCTTCTGGGCGTGTTCACGCACGGCCCGGGCCAGATGTTCACCAAGCGCCCGGTCTCGGGCATCAACGACATCCAGGGCTTGAAGATCCGCACCGGCGGCGGCATCGCCGAGGCAGTGGCGAAGGCGCTCGGCACATCCGCCTTCGTGAAGCCCGCGCCCGAGTCCTACGAGCTGTTGCAGTCGGGTGTCGCCGACGGCGTGTTCTTCCCGCTCGAGTCGATCGTGTCCTTCAAGCTCGACACCGTCCTCGAGCAGGCGACGCTGTTCCCTGGCGGGATGTACAGCTCGTCGTTCGGGTTCTTCATGAACGAGGAGAAGTGGAACAAGCTGTCGAAGGAGGACCAGGCCGCGATCGAGAAGCTCTCCGGCGAGCACATCGCGCGCCTCGCGGGGGCGTCGTGGGACGACGCCGACAAGAAGGGCCTGGAGGCGCTGAAGAAGTCCGGCGTCAAGATCGTCAACGCCAACCCGGCGTTCGTCGCCGAGGTGCAGAAGCGCTCCGCCCCCATCGTCGACGACTGGATCAAGAAGGCCAGTGCCAAGGGCGTGGAGGCCGCCAAGATCCTCGCCGAGTTCCGCGCGGAGCTGAAGAAGGTCGCCGCCGGCCAGTGA
- a CDS encoding SOS response-associated peptidase, which translates to MCGRYTQTAAFDELALRFGITVEDTDLEDLTPRYNVAPSQSVQIVVAHNGGRQLVMATWGFHPVWMQTSKLAPINAKAETIATSRMFQAAVKHHRCLVPADGFYEWKAVPGQRRKQPYYLRLKGGGVFAFAGLCTPADAQAAAPATCTIITTTPNDLVAAIHNRMPVILERDDEVRWTDARVTDPATVLPCLRPLPASLMEGYPVSTLVSSPGNEGPRLVQPVS; encoded by the coding sequence ATGTGTGGCCGCTACACTCAGACCGCGGCGTTCGACGAGCTGGCCCTCCGGTTCGGCATTACCGTCGAGGACACCGACCTCGAAGACCTAACGCCGCGCTACAACGTCGCCCCGTCACAGTCGGTGCAGATCGTGGTCGCCCACAATGGCGGCCGCCAGCTCGTCATGGCCACGTGGGGCTTCCATCCCGTCTGGATGCAGACCAGCAAGCTCGCCCCCATCAACGCGAAGGCGGAGACCATCGCCACGAGCCGCATGTTCCAGGCTGCCGTGAAGCACCACCGCTGTCTCGTGCCGGCCGACGGCTTCTACGAGTGGAAGGCTGTGCCCGGCCAGAGGCGCAAGCAGCCATACTATCTGCGGCTCAAGGGTGGGGGCGTGTTCGCGTTCGCCGGGCTCTGCACTCCCGCGGACGCCCAGGCCGCCGCGCCGGCGACGTGCACCATCATCACGACCACGCCCAACGACCTCGTGGCCGCGATTCACAACCGGATGCCGGTGATCCTCGAGCGGGACGACGAGGTCCGCTGGACCGACGCGCGCGTAACCGACCCGGCCACGGTGCTGCCGTGCCTCCGCCCGCTGCCCGCTTCGCTCATGGAGGGGTACCCGGTATCGACGCTCGTGTCATCGCCCGGGAACGAAGGGCCGCGCCTCGTGCAGCCGGTCAGCTGA
- a CDS encoding VOC family protein yields the protein MAKIKHIALSTQDPEKTARFYTDVFGMKQIGRVDHPAVSGYFLTDGDLNLAVLKFKNDAVAGVERGKDFYGIHHIGFKVDSLEAIAERLAAAGSERRDDVNEALGVGQSSQRHANVEVKYSGPDGVMLDVSETGWVGSSDFRP from the coding sequence ATGGCGAAGATCAAGCACATCGCGCTGTCGACCCAGGACCCGGAGAAGACCGCGCGCTTCTACACCGACGTGTTCGGCATGAAGCAGATCGGGCGGGTCGATCATCCGGCCGTGAGCGGCTACTTTCTCACCGACGGCGACCTCAACCTGGCCGTCCTCAAGTTCAAGAACGATGCGGTGGCGGGAGTCGAGCGAGGCAAGGACTTCTACGGTATCCACCACATCGGCTTCAAGGTGGACAGCCTGGAGGCGATCGCCGAACGGCTGGCCGCCGCCGGCTCCGAGCGCCGCGACGACGTCAACGAAGCGCTCGGCGTCGGGCAGAGCAGTCAGCGCCACGCCAACGTCGAGGTGAAGTACAGCGGCCCGGACGGGGTCATGCTCGACGTCTCTGAGACGGGCTGGGTCGGCTCCTCGGACTTCCGGCCATAG
- a CDS encoding TRAP transporter small permease: MTAPAAKWERRVEALLGVVASVILLAMMLLTFVDVVARYIFSRPVRGAFEVTELMLLVLIFAGLPLVSFTDEHALMDFIDRLLPSRAQRALEGLVQGVCAAIMFLLAWQVWIKADRIWAYRDATDVLRIVYGPFVYFMAVSIGLAGLIHLYKVLERR, translated from the coding sequence GTGACCGCTCCCGCGGCGAAATGGGAGCGGCGCGTCGAGGCGCTTCTCGGCGTCGTCGCTTCCGTCATTCTCCTCGCCATGATGCTCCTCACCTTCGTGGACGTGGTGGCGCGGTACATCTTCAGCCGCCCGGTCCGGGGCGCCTTCGAAGTGACCGAGCTGATGCTGCTGGTGCTGATCTTCGCCGGCCTGCCCCTCGTGTCGTTCACCGACGAGCACGCCCTCATGGATTTCATCGACCGCCTGCTCCCCTCGCGCGCGCAGCGAGCGCTCGAGGGCCTCGTGCAGGGGGTATGCGCGGCGATCATGTTCCTGCTCGCCTGGCAGGTCTGGATCAAGGCCGACCGGATCTGGGCCTACCGTGACGCCACCGACGTCCTGCGCATCGTCTACGGCCCCTTCGTCTACTTCATGGCGGTCTCGATCGGGCTGGCGGGCCTGATCCACCTCTACAAAGTGCTTGAGCGTCGATAA
- a CDS encoding linear amide C-N hydrolase gives MIRRHVCILLGLGLAALVATPALSCTTVCLLEKEKAVVAYNYDWYPPEGLVLVNKRGTRKISALRTQGATWVATYGSVTFNQFGRDNPTTGVNEKGLMVSQMWLDETKYPPADTRPVIGVLEWTQYNLDRHASVAEVLANAETVRPMSRAATIHYLVTDATGDAAAIEFLDGKLVVHRGAAMPVRALANSTYADSVATFERAKSKGEVPPTASSLDRFVRAAMLAGGGNVDPIARGFEILAAVAQPYFTRWSIVYNLSAGEVHFRTDGNRAIRRFALAGFDFSCGTPVKMLDVTAGGAGDVGAAFVDYSVAANRALVESAFTKTPFLREVPAAARDAFAAHPGTTSSCAAPN, from the coding sequence ATGATCAGGCGCCACGTCTGCATACTCTTGGGCCTCGGCCTCGCCGCGCTGGTCGCCACGCCTGCGCTGTCCTGCACCACCGTCTGTCTCCTCGAAAAGGAGAAGGCCGTCGTCGCGTACAACTATGATTGGTATCCACCCGAAGGGCTCGTCCTGGTCAACAAGCGCGGCACGAGGAAGATCAGCGCGCTCCGGACTCAGGGCGCAACCTGGGTTGCCACGTACGGCAGTGTTACCTTCAATCAGTTCGGCCGCGACAACCCGACGACGGGAGTCAACGAGAAAGGTCTGATGGTCTCCCAGATGTGGCTCGACGAGACCAAGTACCCTCCCGCCGACACTCGCCCGGTGATCGGCGTCCTCGAGTGGACCCAGTACAACCTCGACCGTCACGCCAGTGTGGCGGAGGTCCTGGCCAACGCCGAGACCGTGCGGCCGATGAGCCGGGCAGCGACCATCCACTATCTGGTCACGGATGCTACCGGCGACGCGGCGGCGATCGAGTTCCTCGACGGTAAGCTCGTCGTCCATCGTGGCGCGGCCATGCCGGTCCGGGCGCTGGCCAACTCGACCTACGCCGACTCGGTCGCCACCTTCGAAAGAGCCAAGAGCAAAGGCGAGGTGCCCCCGACCGCGTCTTCGCTCGATCGGTTTGTGCGCGCCGCCATGCTGGCGGGCGGAGGCAACGTAGACCCGATTGCCCGCGGCTTCGAGATCTTGGCCGCGGTCGCGCAGCCGTACTTCACGCGGTGGAGCATCGTCTACAACCTCAGCGCCGGCGAGGTCCATTTCAGAACCGATGGCAATCGGGCGATCCGGCGTTTCGCCTTGGCCGGCTTCGACTTCTCCTGCGGCACGCCGGTCAAGATGCTCGACGTGACCGCCGGGGGCGCGGGTGACGTGGGCGCGGCTTTCGTCGATTACAGCGTGGCCGCCAATCGAGCCCTGGTCGAGTCGGCCTTCACGAAGACGCCGTTCCTGCGGGAGGTACCGGCCGCAGCGAGAGATGCGTTTGCCGCACATCCCGGGACGACATCATCGTGCGCCGCGCCGAACTGA